One window of the bacterium genome contains the following:
- a CDS encoding sulfite exporter TauE/SafE family protein, whose translation MSEATMPFEFVLLVGTGLAISLGHCIGMCGPLVGAVSVAQRGAGVWALFWRLAIYHAGRLSSYMLIGAGLGLLGSAALLTGGGKVVQGGLSVLVGTLMLLLGAGLLGWLPTQRWLESGRMQRLVAGRLQGLLTAQTVPRRWALGMANGFLPCGPVYTVAMTAAATGSALEGALAMLFFGLGTVPVLLALGLGTARLSVASRRFFNRLGAVLVLAMAVQLVLRGLAAWGLVAHLRYGGLVIW comes from the coding sequence ATGAGCGAAGCGACCATGCCGTTCGAGTTCGTGTTGCTGGTCGGCACCGGCCTGGCCATCAGCCTCGGTCACTGCATCGGCATGTGCGGGCCGCTCGTGGGGGCGGTGTCCGTCGCCCAGCGCGGCGCCGGTGTCTGGGCCCTGTTCTGGCGCCTGGCGATCTATCACGCCGGGCGCCTGTCGAGCTACATGCTGATCGGAGCGGGCCTCGGCCTGCTCGGTTCCGCCGCCCTGCTGACGGGCGGCGGCAAGGTGGTTCAGGGCGGCTTGTCCGTCCTGGTCGGCACGTTGATGTTGCTGCTGGGCGCCGGCTTGCTCGGCTGGCTGCCGACCCAGCGCTGGCTGGAGAGCGGCCGCATGCAGCGCCTGGTCGCCGGCCGGCTCCAGGGATTGCTGACCGCGCAGACGGTTCCCCGTCGGTGGGCGCTGGGGATGGCGAACGGTTTCCTGCCCTGCGGGCCGGTCTACACCGTCGCCATGACCGCAGCGGCTACCGGCAGCGCGCTCGAGGGGGCCCTGGCCATGCTCTTCTTCGGACTGGGGACAGTTCCGGTCCTGCTGGCGCTGGGACTGGGCACCGCTCGTCTGAGCGTCGCCAGCCGGCGCTTCTTTAATCGTCTGGGTGCCGTCCTGGTGCTCGCCATGGCGGTGCAACTCGTCCTGCGCGGGCTGGCAGCTTGGGGACTCGTCGCGCATCTTCGGTATGGTGGACTTGTTATATGGTAA